The following are encoded together in the Chlorocebus sabaeus isolate Y175 chromosome 20, mChlSab1.0.hap1, whole genome shotgun sequence genome:
- the BTF3L4 gene encoding transcription factor BTF3 homolog 4 isoform X2, translating into MNQEKLAKLQAQVRIGGKGTARRKKKVVHRTATADDKKLQSSLKKLAVNNIAGIEESWTVKHQNQKTLMRRMMMFQIL; encoded by the exons ATGAATCAAGAAAAGTTAGCCAAACTTCAGGCTCAGGTCCGGATAGGGGGAAAG GGTACAGCTCGCAGAAAGAAGAAGGTGGTACACAGAACAGCTACAGCTGATGACAAAAAGCTTCAGAGTTCTCTAAAAAAACTGGCTGTGAATAATATAGCTGGTATTGAAGAG TCTTGGACAGTAAAGCACCAAAACCAGAAGACATTGATGAGGAGGATGATGATGTTCCAG atcttGTAG
- the BTF3L4 gene encoding transcription factor BTF3 homolog 4 isoform X3, whose amino-acid sequence MIKDDGTVIHFNNPKVQASLSANTFAITGHAEAKPITEMLPGILSQLGADSLTSLRKLAEQFPRQVLDSKAPKPEDIDEEDDDVPDLVENFDEASKNEAN is encoded by the exons ATGATTAAAGATGATGGGACAGTTATTCATTTCAACAATCCCAAAGTCCAAGCTTCCCTTTCTGCTAACACCTTTGCAATTACTGGTCATGCAGAAGCCAAACCAATCACAGAAATGCTTCCTGGAATATTAAGTCAGCTTGGTGCTGACAGTTTAACAAGCCTTAGGAAGTTAGCTGAACAGTTCCCACGGCAAG TCTTGGACAGTAAAGCACCAAAACCAGAAGACATTGATGAGGAGGATGATGATGTTCCAG atcttGTAGAAAATTTTGATGAGGCATCAAAGAATGAAGCTAACTAA
- the BTF3L4 gene encoding transcription factor BTF3 homolog 4 isoform X1, whose translation MNQEKLAKLQAQVRIGGKGTARRKKKVVHRTATADDKKLQSSLKKLAVNNIAGIEEVNMIKDDGTVIHFNNPKVQASLSANTFAITGHAEAKPITEMLPGILSQLGADSLTSLRKLAEQFPRQVLDSKAPKPEDIDEEDDDVPDLVENFDEASKNEAN comes from the exons ATGAATCAAGAAAAGTTAGCCAAACTTCAGGCTCAGGTCCGGATAGGGGGAAAG GGTACAGCTCGCAGAAAGAAGAAGGTGGTACACAGAACAGCTACAGCTGATGACAAAAAGCTTCAGAGTTCTCTAAAAAAACTGGCTGTGAATAATATAGCTGGTATTGAAGAG GTGAACATGATTAAAGATGATGGGACAGTTATTCATTTCAACAATCCCAAAGTCCAAGCTTCCCTTTCTGCTAACACCTTTGCAATTACTGGTCATGCAGAAGCCAAACCAATCACAGAAATGCTTCCTGGAATATTAAGTCAGCTTGGTGCTGACAGTTTAACAAGCCTTAGGAAGTTAGCTGAACAGTTCCCACGGCAAG TCTTGGACAGTAAAGCACCAAAACCAGAAGACATTGATGAGGAGGATGATGATGTTCCAG atcttGTAGAAAATTTTGATGAGGCATCAAAGAATGAAGCTAACTAA